A segment of the Egicoccus sp. AB-alg6-2 genome:
GGGCGACCTCGTGCCGGTGTGGTTGGACCGCGAGGCAATCGGCCGTCGCGTCGAGCGAGAGCAGGGCGCCCGCGGCGACCGCGCCGACGGGGCGCGAGAACAGAAATCCCTGGCCGTGCGTGCAGTCCAGCCGGCGGAACTGGTCGAGTTCGGCGTCGTGTTCGATGCCCTCGGCGACCGTCAGCAGGTTGAGGGAGCGGCCCAGGTCCACGATCGCGCTCGCGAGTGCCGGGCTCTGCCGCCCCGAGGCGACCGAGGTGACGAACGAGCGGTCGATCTTGAGCACGTCGACCGGGAAGCGGTGCAGGTACGCCAGCGACGAGTAACCGGTACCGAAGTCGTCGATCGCGATGCGGACCCCGAGGCTCTTGAGCTCGGTCAGGGTGGCGATCGTCGACTCGGTGTCCCGCACGAGCGCCGACTCGGTCAGCTCCAGGGTCAGCGCCGCGGCCGGCAGCCCGGCCTGCTCCAGCGCCTCCCGCACGTCGGTCACCAGGTCGCAGTCGGTGATCTGGTGCATCGAGACGTTGACGCTGACCGACAGCGTCCTGGCGCTCGGCAGGTCGCGTCGCCATTCGGCCAGCTGACGGCACGCCTCGCGCAGCACGAACCGGCCGATGGGCACGATGACCCCGCTCTGTTCGGCCAGCGGGATGAACCGGTTCGGCGGGACCAGGCCCCGCGTCGGGTGGTTCCACCGCAGCAGGGCCTCGTAGCTGGTGATGCGCTGGTCGGCGAGGGCGACGATCGGCTGGTAGTGCAGTTCGAGCTCGCCACGTTGCAGCGCGAGCGCGAGGTCGGCCTCGAGCTCGAGCCGCTCGACGACGCGGACATGCATCGAGGTCTCGAACACCTCGAACCGGTCGCGACCGCTCTCCTTGGCCAGGTGCATCGCGATGTCGGCGTTGCGCAGCACCTCCGCCGGTGGGGCGCCGTCCTCGGAGTGGGCGATGCCGATGCTGGCGGTCAACGACACCTGGCGACCCGCGGCGTCGATCGGACGGCGGATCTCGCCGAGCGCCCGTTGCGCGACCTTGGCCGCGTCGAGTTCGTCGTCGCCGTGCTCGAGCAGGACGGCGAACTCGTCGCCGCCGATCCGTGCCAGGGTGTCCGCGCCGCGGATGGTGTCGAGGAGCCGTGTCGCGACGGTCTTCAGCGTCGCGTCGCCGACCTCGTGCCCGAGCGTGTCGTTGATGGCCTTGAAACCGTCGAGGTCGACCACGAGGACCGCGTAGGCGTCGCCGAGACGGTCGGCGCGTGCCGCGGTGTGGTCGAGGCGGTCGAGCAGCAGGGCGCGGTTGGCGACCCCGGTCAGCGGATCGTGGAAGTCGCGGTGTGCGAGTTGGCGCTCGAGCGCCCGTCGGTCCGAGACGTCGCGGCTGTTGACGACGAAGCCCCGGATCTGCGGGTCGTCGAGCAGGTTGCGGCAGTTGGACTCGACCTCGACCCAGCGGCCGTCTGCCGCCTGGAGCCGGCAGGCGACCAGCGCCGAGTCACCGGGGTGGGCCAGCAGCTCGCGGACGAAGTCGATCGTCGTCGCACGGTCGTCCGGATGGATCAGGTCCAGGTAGCGGCGGCCGAGCAGCGCCCCGGGCGTGTAGCCGAGGAGTCGCTCCGCGGAGGGGGACTGGTAGACGACCTCGGCGTCGCTGATGACGATCGTGACGTCGCTGGCGGTCGCCAGCAGCGCACGGACGCGCGACTCCTCCTCGACCAGCCGTTCGTGCGCGTCCTCGCCGGCAGCGGCGAGCCGTGTGATGCGCACGCCGACGAGCCAGACCGTCAGCAGCCCGACGGCGGCCAGGCCGTGACCGAGGTCGCCCGGCAGCACGCTCGGCGCGATACCGGTGAGCAGGGCGAGCTGCCCCGCGCCGACCGCCACACCGGCCCAGATGAGCGCGATCGGCCCGGCCGTCGAGCCCGAGTATCGGACGGTGTCGGCCACGGGAAGGAGCAACAGGGCGACCAGTGCCGGTCCGGCGCCGGCGGCGTACAGCAGCAGGGCGAAGGCGCCCATCTGGACCGCGACGCGTGCGTGCACGCCGCGGGTCGACGTGTCGCGCCCCCAGACCGTGTAGGCCGTGACGCTGACGAGAACGGTCGCCGCGAGCAGCACGAGCATCAGCACCAGGCTGGTGGGGGCCGCGCCCGAGGCGCGCGCGACCGCGACG
Coding sequences within it:
- a CDS encoding putative bifunctional diguanylate cyclase/phosphodiesterase; this encodes MGATTDGIRRRLVAHAPELLGATFVVAVARASGAAPTSLVLMLVLLAATVLVSVTAYTVWGRDTSTRGVHARVAVQMGAFALLLYAAGAGPALVALLLLPVADTVRYSGSTAGPIALIWAGVAVGAGQLALLTGIAPSVLPGDLGHGLAAVGLLTVWLVGVRITRLAAAGEDAHERLVEEESRVRALLATASDVTIVISDAEVVYQSPSAERLLGYTPGALLGRRYLDLIHPDDRATTIDFVRELLAHPGDSALVACRLQAADGRWVEVESNCRNLLDDPQIRGFVVNSRDVSDRRALERQLAHRDFHDPLTGVANRALLLDRLDHTAARADRLGDAYAVLVVDLDGFKAINDTLGHEVGDATLKTVATRLLDTIRGADTLARIGGDEFAVLLEHGDDELDAAKVAQRALGEIRRPIDAAGRQVSLTASIGIAHSEDGAPPAEVLRNADIAMHLAKESGRDRFEVFETSMHVRVVERLELEADLALALQRGELELHYQPIVALADQRITSYEALLRWNHPTRGLVPPNRFIPLAEQSGVIVPIGRFVLREACRQLAEWRRDLPSARTLSVSVNVSMHQITDCDLVTDVREALEQAGLPAAALTLELTESALVRDTESTIATLTELKSLGVRIAIDDFGTGYSSLAYLHRFPVDVLKIDRSFVTSVASGRQSPALASAIVDLGRSLNLLTVAEGIEHDAELDQFRRLDCTHGQGFLFSRPVGAVAAGALLSLDATADCLAVQPHRHEVA